A part of Prevotella melaninogenica genomic DNA contains:
- a CDS encoding MjaI family restriction endonuclease, with translation MAKKEIKRYSMEFGKKEKVLNYATQTYQLSRPNKVGAVMALIRECQPSTIEEWEQWYFDNAKTAGKNNFKITRESLQELGERLYEKITEVVIPEWQEAFHNLTKQDCYDYIYNLTINRTYDGYLREKSVVNDGLVKVFPDIRFEESPEELDHAGDIDYLGYVTEEKAFGIQIKPVTAQSNFGNYSVSERMKASFDNFNKDFGGKVFIVFSLDGEIANKQVVNEIKNEIERLKQ, from the coding sequence ATGGCTAAAAAGGAAATTAAAAGGTATTCAATGGAGTTTGGCAAAAAAGAGAAAGTTCTGAATTATGCCACTCAGACATATCAACTTTCAAGACCCAATAAGGTTGGTGCTGTAATGGCTCTCATTAGAGAATGCCAACCTAGTACAATTGAGGAATGGGAACAATGGTATTTCGATAATGCTAAAACAGCAGGTAAAAATAACTTCAAAATCACTCGCGAAAGTTTGCAAGAGTTAGGAGAAAGATTATATGAAAAGATCACAGAAGTAGTTATTCCCGAATGGCAGGAAGCATTTCACAATCTCACCAAACAGGATTGTTACGACTACATCTATAATTTAACTATTAATCGCACTTATGATGGTTATTTGAGAGAAAAATCAGTAGTAAATGATGGTTTGGTCAAAGTCTTTCCAGATATCCGCTTCGAAGAGAGTCCAGAGGAATTAGACCATGCTGGCGATATTGACTACCTTGGATATGTAACAGAAGAAAAAGCCTTCGGGATTCAAATCAAACCAGTTACAGCTCAATCAAATTTTGGCAATTACTCCGTATCGGAAAGGATGAAGGCAAGTTTTGATAACTTCAATAAAGACTTTGGAGGTAAGGTCTTTATCGTTTTCAGTTTAGATGGAGAAATAGCAAACAAACAAGTTGTCAACGAAATAAAAAATGAAATAGAACGATTAAAACAATAA
- a CDS encoding VapE domain-containing protein, producing the protein MKKEEHDTPSKNAQIEEFLSARYEFRYNTVLHRAEYRPRETGDYTAIDRYRINTLKRALDKEADVQTSPENLYSIIESDFSPRVNPVQAYFQALPLTKGNAEAITALADCVSVANPEKWREYLTKWLVAVVANAMDDRQCRNHTCLVLTGEQGKFKTTFLDLLCPPALSDYQYTGKIYPQEKDVLSLIGQNLIINIDDQLKALNKRDENELKNLITCPQVKYRMPYEKHIEERPHLANFVASVNGNDFLTDPTGSRRFLPFEVLAIEIDRAKSIPMDAVYSEAKTRLNEGFRYWFNDEEIIELHRNSEAFQAYTTEMELLLRYFTFPTEAETATKRFYMTNSEIVGYLSCYTRQSLSPKRMGEALRKAGYTRECRRINGNPVYVYAVRKLYPEHRHSTLLLPTSL; encoded by the coding sequence ATGAAAAAAGAAGAGCATGACACCCCATCCAAGAACGCTCAAATAGAAGAGTTCCTTTCGGCTCGGTATGAGTTTCGATACAACACCGTGTTGCACCGAGCAGAGTACCGTCCACGAGAAACGGGCGATTATACAGCCATAGACCGCTACCGCATCAATACCCTCAAAAGAGCCTTGGACAAGGAAGCCGATGTACAGACCTCACCCGAGAACTTGTACAGCATCATCGAAAGCGATTTCTCCCCACGTGTCAATCCCGTACAAGCCTATTTCCAAGCGTTACCGCTGACGAAAGGGAATGCGGAAGCTATCACCGCCCTTGCCGACTGTGTGAGCGTAGCCAATCCTGAGAAATGGAGGGAATACCTCACCAAGTGGCTGGTTGCAGTGGTCGCCAATGCGATGGACGACAGGCAGTGTCGTAACCACACCTGCCTTGTACTGACAGGTGAGCAAGGGAAATTCAAAACCACATTTCTTGACCTGCTCTGCCCACCTGCACTGTCAGACTATCAATATACGGGAAAGATATATCCGCAGGAAAAGGATGTGCTGAGCCTTATCGGTCAAAACCTCATCATCAATATTGATGACCAGCTCAAAGCCCTCAACAAACGAGACGAGAACGAACTGAAGAACCTGATTACCTGCCCACAGGTGAAGTACCGTATGCCTTATGAGAAACACATCGAAGAGCGACCGCACTTGGCAAATTTCGTGGCATCGGTCAATGGCAATGATTTCCTCACCGACCCGACAGGAAGCAGACGCTTCCTCCCTTTTGAGGTGCTGGCGATAGAGATAGACAGAGCCAAGAGCATTCCGATGGATGCCGTTTACAGCGAAGCCAAGACACGTTTGAATGAAGGGTTTCGCTATTGGTTCAATGATGAAGAAATTATTGAATTGCATAGAAACAGCGAAGCCTTCCAAGCCTATACGACAGAGATGGAACTGTTGCTCCGCTATTTTACCTTTCCCACGGAGGCAGAGACGGCAACGAAACGCTTCTATATGACCAATTCGGAGATAGTAGGTTACCTCTCCTGCTATACCCGACAATCCCTCTCTCCCAAGCGGATGGGCGAAGCCTTGCGAAAGGCAGGCTATACGAGAGAGTGTCGCAGGATAAACGGCAACCCCGTATATGTCTATGCCGTCCGTAAGCTTTACCCCGAGCACCGCCATAGCACCCTGTTGTTACCAACCTCTTTGTAA
- a CDS encoding toprim domain-containing protein, translated as MNNEYYDLQNIKAIPIADYLHACGIEPAKRYNGYALYHAPYREDPNASLKVDFRQNLWHDYGTSQGGSIIDLVMRMRGYSVYEAMVHLAEGKAQILTPSSFHREAHIEQKRKEQRPNNTRRILSISEELPLHLQNYLREVRKIDLAVASPYLRHVRYEVGGREYSAIGFANRAGGYELRDDKTFKGTIAPKDISVIAGKANNASHCLFEGFIDFLSLLTMKGKEIAPCLVLNSVSNLSRAIAYLHENDIDSVRAFFDNDPAGRQTLQSLQSAGINVEDMSRHYSRYKDLNDYHVAQRTELKQVIPHRKRGLRR; from the coding sequence ATGAACAACGAATATTACGACTTACAAAACATCAAAGCGATACCGATAGCCGACTACCTGCACGCTTGCGGTATCGAGCCAGCCAAGCGTTACAACGGCTATGCCCTCTATCACGCACCCTACCGAGAAGATCCCAATGCCAGCCTGAAAGTGGACTTTCGACAAAACCTGTGGCACGACTATGGCACGAGCCAAGGTGGAAGCATCATCGACCTTGTAATGCGTATGCGTGGGTACAGTGTCTACGAAGCAATGGTACATCTTGCCGAAGGCAAAGCACAAATCCTCACACCCTCTTCCTTTCATCGTGAAGCTCACATAGAGCAGAAAAGGAAAGAACAGCGACCAAATAATACAAGGCGTATTCTCTCCATTAGTGAAGAATTGCCTCTGCATCTGCAAAACTATCTCCGAGAAGTACGCAAGATAGATCTTGCCGTGGCAAGCCCTTATCTCCGCCACGTTCGCTACGAGGTAGGAGGACGAGAGTACTCCGCCATCGGTTTTGCTAATCGTGCAGGAGGGTATGAGCTTCGGGACGACAAAACATTCAAGGGAACGATTGCCCCGAAGGATATATCTGTGATTGCAGGAAAAGCGAACAACGCCTCTCATTGCCTCTTCGAGGGCTTTATCGATTTCCTTTCTCTTCTCACAATGAAAGGGAAAGAAATCGCTCCCTGCCTTGTACTGAACTCAGTCAGTAATCTTTCACGAGCCATTGCCTATCTTCACGAGAACGACATTGACTCCGTTCGGGCTTTCTTTGACAACGACCCAGCAGGACGACAAACCCTCCAATCTTTACAATCAGCAGGTATCAACGTGGAAGATATGAGCCGACACTATTCCCGATATAAAGACCTCAACGACTATCACGTCGCCCAAAGAACAGAACTAAAGCAGGTGATACCACATCGCAAACGAGGACTTAGACGATAA
- a CDS encoding fructose-bisphosphatase class III, with product MAKKKYDLKKDERYLRLLATSFPNIADAATEIINLEAIAHLPKGTEHFLADIHGEYQAFQHVLKNASGNIKRKVNELFGERLRNIEKRELCTLIYYPEQKLELVKKEEKDIKDWYHITIHRLIEVCRDVSSKYTRSKVRKSLPADFSYIIQELLHEHADDKDKTDYVSAIIKTIISTGRADDFIIAICEVIQRLVIDQLHILGDVYDRGPGAHIVMDTLKNYHNWDITWGNHDILWMGACAGNDACICNVIRIALRYANMATIEDGYGINLIQLATFAMDVYGDDPCEEFMPKVSKDNPLDERSKALTAQMHKAISILQFKLESQMISRHPLWKMDDRRLLKAIDYKKGTIVVDGKEYKMRSCNFPTIDPKNPEQLTEAEQALIDRLHQSFTGSEKLRSHIRSLLRHGCMYNVFNHNLLYHASIPLTKEGKLKEVEIGPGVKLKGKELLYQTGMKIRSAFQTNNELQTEEERQDAIDFFLFLWCGPDSPLFDKAKMATFERYFIADKETHHEEKGYYFSMRDNEEIADMILDEFDVPQPNRHIINGHVPVHVAKGENPIKANGKLMVIDGGFSQAYHKETGIAGYTLVYHSRGFQLVQHEPFTSTEDAIKRGTDIVSTIQIVEMNQQRLRVEDTDKGAELRLQIEALKELLYAYRCGFLTEHERKTPPKA from the coding sequence ATGGCAAAAAAGAAATACGATTTAAAAAAGGATGAACGATATCTACGACTATTAGCAACATCGTTCCCAAATATTGCTGACGCTGCAACTGAGATTATAAACCTTGAGGCTATCGCACACCTCCCAAAGGGTACAGAACACTTCCTTGCCGACATTCATGGTGAGTATCAAGCATTCCAGCACGTGCTTAAAAATGCCTCTGGTAATATCAAAAGAAAGGTTAATGAGCTCTTCGGTGAAAGACTTAGAAACATCGAAAAGCGAGAGCTTTGTACACTGATATATTATCCAGAACAGAAGTTAGAACTCGTCAAGAAAGAGGAAAAAGATATCAAAGACTGGTATCATATCACCATACACCGACTCATTGAGGTATGCCGTGATGTGTCCAGCAAATATACACGCTCAAAGGTTCGGAAGTCTTTGCCCGCTGACTTCTCTTATATCATTCAAGAGTTGTTGCACGAACATGCTGACGATAAGGATAAAACCGACTATGTAAGTGCTATTATCAAGACGATTATCTCTACTGGACGGGCTGATGACTTCATTATTGCTATCTGTGAGGTAATCCAGCGATTAGTCATCGACCAGCTGCATATCTTAGGTGACGTGTACGACCGTGGACCGGGTGCACACATCGTTATGGATACCTTAAAGAACTATCATAACTGGGATATCACATGGGGAAACCATGATATTCTATGGATGGGAGCCTGCGCTGGTAATGATGCTTGTATCTGTAATGTTATTCGCATAGCCCTGCGTTATGCCAATATGGCTACTATTGAGGATGGATATGGCATCAACCTTATTCAGTTGGCTACCTTTGCGATGGACGTGTATGGTGATGACCCATGCGAGGAGTTTATGCCAAAGGTATCGAAAGACAACCCACTCGATGAGCGGAGCAAGGCACTGACAGCGCAGATGCACAAGGCTATCAGTATTCTTCAGTTCAAACTCGAATCACAGATGATTAGCCGTCATCCACTTTGGAAGATGGACGACCGCCGTCTGCTTAAAGCAATCGACTATAAAAAAGGAACGATTGTTGTCGATGGCAAGGAATACAAGATGCGTTCATGCAACTTCCCAACCATTGATCCAAAGAATCCAGAGCAGCTTACAGAGGCTGAGCAGGCACTCATCGATCGTCTTCATCAGTCGTTTACTGGCAGTGAGAAGTTGCGTAGTCATATCCGTTCTCTACTCCGCCATGGCTGTATGTATAACGTCTTCAACCATAATCTCCTTTATCATGCCTCTATCCCACTCACAAAAGAGGGCAAACTAAAAGAGGTTGAGATTGGTCCTGGTGTGAAGTTGAAGGGTAAGGAGTTGCTTTATCAGACTGGTATGAAGATTCGTTCTGCCTTCCAGACAAACAACGAACTGCAGACAGAAGAAGAACGTCAAGATGCTATCGACTTCTTCCTCTTCCTATGGTGCGGACCTGATAGTCCACTCTTCGACAAAGCAAAGATGGCAACGTTCGAACGCTACTTCATTGCAGACAAGGAAACGCACCATGAAGAGAAAGGTTACTATTTCAGTATGCGCGACAATGAAGAGATTGCGGATATGATTTTAGACGAGTTCGATGTGCCACAACCTAACCGTCACATCATCAATGGTCACGTTCCCGTCCACGTCGCTAAAGGTGAGAACCCAATTAAGGCAAATGGCAAACTGATGGTGATTGATGGCGGTTTCTCACAAGCTTACCACAAGGAAACGGGTATCGCTGGTTACACCCTCGTCTATCACTCACGTGGTTTCCAGCTCGTACAGCATGAGCCTTTCACATCAACAGAAGATGCTATCAAGCGAGGTACTGACATTGTTTCAACCATTCAGATTGTTGAGATGAACCAACAGCGGCTGCGTGTTGAGGACACCGACAAGGGTGCAGAACTACGGTTGCAGATTGAAGCACTCAAAGAACTTCTCTATGCTTACCGTTGCGGTTTCCTTACTGAACATGAACGTAAAACGCCACCAAAGGCATAA
- a CDS encoding site-specific integrase: MRSTFKILFYINKNKTKADGTTTILCRITIDGSNVVITTGESTIPHDWSVKRGETTDKKTNQRLQTFREEIEQGYNTLLYKYGAVSAELLKNHLQGIGRTPTTLLALSGEELKAQRESKSEGTYSNNRYSDRLLNAFVRSRGEEDISLTTLTIGFFDDYRFYLKKEGYAPATINRHLCWLSRLMYRAVSQGTIRFNPFEEVKYEAVERKPRFLSKGDVAKLLAFPLQEEGAELSQRMFLFSVFTGLAFADLQSLRASQIETNSEGKRYVRKARQKTEVESLIPLHPIAEQILSLYTKENSKGDYKIFPDTVSKGKLIDCLKAVGLACGIRTPLTYHIGRHSFGTLTLEAGIPIESIAKMMRHSSIASTQIYAQITDQKISSDMERLMQQRDV, translated from the coding sequence ATGCGCAGTACATTCAAAATCTTATTTTATATCAATAAGAACAAGACTAAAGCAGACGGTACAACGACAATCCTTTGTCGCATCACCATTGATGGCTCAAACGTGGTAATAACCACAGGCGAAAGCACAATTCCTCACGATTGGAGCGTGAAGCGAGGGGAAACAACGGACAAGAAGACCAACCAACGCCTGCAAACCTTTCGGGAGGAAATCGAACAAGGGTACAATACCTTGCTCTACAAATATGGAGCAGTGAGTGCCGAGCTTCTGAAGAACCACCTGCAAGGCATCGGGAGAACTCCAACGACACTTCTTGCCCTTAGTGGGGAAGAACTCAAAGCCCAACGAGAAAGCAAGAGCGAGGGAACGTATAGCAACAATCGGTATTCCGACAGGCTACTAAACGCCTTTGTGCGAAGTCGTGGCGAGGAAGATATTTCTCTAACGACTCTTACGATAGGCTTCTTTGATGATTACCGTTTCTATTTGAAGAAAGAGGGCTATGCCCCTGCAACGATAAACAGGCATTTGTGTTGGTTGAGTCGGTTGATGTATCGAGCCGTCAGTCAGGGGACAATCCGCTTCAATCCGTTTGAGGAGGTGAAGTATGAAGCCGTGGAGCGTAAGCCTCGTTTCCTGAGCAAGGGCGATGTGGCAAAGCTCTTGGCATTCCCGTTGCAGGAGGAAGGGGCGGAACTGAGCCAAAGAATGTTTCTTTTCTCCGTCTTTACGGGTTTGGCTTTTGCCGACTTGCAGAGCCTGCGAGCTTCGCAAATCGAAACGAACAGCGAGGGGAAGCGGTATGTCCGCAAGGCAAGACAGAAAACGGAAGTGGAGAGTTTGATACCCCTGCATCCGATAGCGGAGCAGATACTTTCACTTTACACGAAAGAGAATAGCAAAGGAGATTACAAGATATTTCCCGATACTGTGAGCAAGGGAAAACTGATTGACTGCCTTAAAGCCGTAGGCTTGGCGTGTGGCATTCGTACTCCGCTGACCTACCATATCGGGAGGCATTCGTTCGGCACGCTGACGTTGGAAGCAGGCATTCCGATAGAGAGCATTGCCAAGATGATGAGACATTCATCCATTGCCAGCACGCAAATCTACGCCCAAATCACCGACCAGAAGATTTCCTCGGATATGGAGAGGCTGATGCAACAAAGAGATGTGTAG
- a CDS encoding helix-turn-helix domain-containing protein, with the protein MRFTAIDTSAWEELKKSIEELALCMREHFGTKPEVPDLLHNGDVCRILNISKRTLQHYRDTSVLPFIQIGHKCYYKREDMEALLEKSN; encoded by the coding sequence ATGAGATTTACCGCCATCGACACCTCTGCTTGGGAGGAACTGAAAAAGAGCATCGAAGAGTTGGCTCTTTGTATGCGAGAACACTTTGGCACGAAGCCCGAAGTCCCCGACCTGTTGCACAATGGGGACGTGTGCCGAATACTGAACATCAGCAAACGGACACTCCAGCACTATCGGGACACGTCCGTGCTGCCCTTTATTCAAATCGGGCATAAGTGCTATTACAAACGTGAGGATATGGAAGCACTCCTTGAAAAGTCGAACTGA
- a CDS encoding helix-turn-helix domain-containing protein, which yields MEHEIVNRETPEMKQLISGIQEVSKRIREIAQTHRPLFGGEIYLTGREVCEHLFISPRTLQDYRDKGIIPYTQIAGKILYRLSDINRLLQENYRR from the coding sequence ATGGAACACGAGATTGTAAACAGAGAAACGCCCGAAATGAAACAGCTCATTTCGGGCATTCAAGAAGTAAGCAAGCGTATTCGGGAGATTGCCCAAACGCACCGTCCACTCTTCGGGGGAGAAATCTACCTTACTGGGCGAGAGGTTTGCGAACACCTTTTCATCAGCCCTCGCACCTTGCAAGACTATCGGGACAAGGGCATTATTCCTTACACCCAAATCGCAGGGAAAATACTCTATCGTCTCTCCGACATCAACCGACTACTGCAAGAGAACTATCGGAGATAA
- a CDS encoding DNA methyltransferase, translating to MAYKSKHIIINGDSRQMNELPNESVHLIVTSPPYWQLKDYGTNNQIGFHDEYETYINHLNLVWKECFRVLHKGCRLCINIGDQFARSTYYGRYKVIPIHTEIIKFCEMIGFDFMGQIIWQKTTTMNTSGGASIMGSYPNPRNGIVKLDFEYILLFKKQGNAPKPSKEQKEKSTMTNKEWNTYFNGHWYFSGAKQDKHLAMFPEELPHRLIKMFSFTGETVLDPFLGSGTTALAAKNLDRSSIGYEINQDFIPIIKDKIRIHDAFTKVEFEVFKQPAAIVDFEEQISELPYRFVDIHKLEKKIDIKKLQYGSKIDANSTGKREDFFSVKAIISPELLLLNNDLTVRLIGIKQNPAINGKAIEYLANKLQGKQVFLRYDEVKYDQENNLMVYLYLKNKTFINAHLLKEKLALVDDSRHFKYKTKFFNLLNQK from the coding sequence ATGGCATACAAGAGTAAACATATAATAATAAATGGCGATAGCCGACAGATGAACGAACTCCCTAACGAGAGCGTTCATTTGATAGTGACGTCTCCTCCTTATTGGCAGTTGAAAGATTATGGCACAAATAATCAGATTGGTTTTCACGATGAATACGAAACCTATATTAACCATTTGAATTTGGTTTGGAAAGAATGTTTCAGAGTTCTCCATAAAGGCTGTCGTCTCTGCATTAATATAGGCGACCAATTTGCTCGTTCAACATATTATGGACGCTACAAAGTTATTCCCATTCATACGGAAATCATTAAGTTTTGTGAAATGATTGGGTTTGACTTTATGGGGCAAATTATTTGGCAAAAAACAACAACGATGAACACTTCTGGAGGAGCAAGCATTATGGGAAGTTATCCCAATCCCAGAAACGGAATTGTAAAGTTGGATTTTGAGTATATCTTGTTATTTAAAAAACAGGGAAATGCTCCAAAGCCTAGTAAAGAACAGAAAGAAAAATCAACAATGACCAATAAAGAATGGAATACCTACTTCAATGGACATTGGTATTTCTCGGGAGCAAAACAGGATAAACATTTAGCTATGTTTCCAGAAGAGTTGCCACATCGGTTAATCAAGATGTTTTCATTTACAGGAGAGACAGTATTGGATCCTTTTTTAGGGAGTGGCACAACTGCCTTGGCTGCAAAAAACTTGGATAGATCCTCTATCGGATATGAGATTAACCAAGATTTCATCCCAATTATCAAGGACAAAATTAGGATACATGATGCCTTTACAAAAGTAGAATTTGAGGTTTTCAAGCAGCCAGCAGCTATTGTAGATTTTGAAGAGCAAATCAGTGAATTGCCTTATCGTTTTGTAGATATACACAAGTTAGAAAAAAAAATAGATATTAAGAAATTGCAATATGGCTCTAAGATAGATGCAAACAGTACTGGGAAACGTGAGGATTTCTTTTCTGTAAAAGCAATAATCAGCCCCGAACTACTACTGCTCAATAATGATTTGACAGTCCGTTTGATAGGCATCAAACAAAATCCAGCAATAAATGGAAAAGCTATTGAGTATTTAGCTAATAAACTTCAGGGGAAACAAGTGTTTCTAAGATACGATGAAGTCAAATATGACCAAGAAAACAACCTAATGGTTTATCTCTATCTTAAAAACAAGACCTTTATCAATGCGCATCTACTAAAAGAAAAATTGGCATTGGTAGATGATTCACGACACTTTAAGTACAAGACAAAATTTTTCAACCTCTTAAATCAAAAATAA
- a CDS encoding glycosyltransferase encodes MRIIHYIDSIKAGYLLSDYLLRLTAAQKEYADVKTITQQGDFKKIFADFQPDIVHIHTCWEHQAAQHANWVAKKHCAVVFSPHWALDERARTTEQKSTKRVKTLLYQEKMVQKMDALLVTTEQERQGILRLGWTKRINIVQDSVLNSSLSDDEMALQTISFYRKVLDTRYQFAMTAMEKDAIPSLLHAGLAQETIHNLLPSDQLLNLRSLNPEQWRRIFLYADDEGIREIVDHCISRLQLNAPTIDTATIQRFPLLSPKETTSVDTQKLIGNQPMTRQRLSDYQNEDDAIIKKIAIIIANTRQAERKKKLSLRLLADLYKAIKYNDYDEDRLADVLRHLRLYRYSRRMIQLLAEKVLLKEGFMPFPPRNDRKTKGIKKSNFAQRH; translated from the coding sequence ATGCGCATCATCCATTATATAGACAGCATAAAAGCAGGCTATCTGCTATCTGATTACCTTCTACGACTCACTGCAGCGCAGAAAGAGTATGCTGATGTCAAGACGATTACACAACAGGGCGACTTCAAAAAGATCTTTGCTGACTTCCAACCTGACATCGTTCATATTCACACCTGTTGGGAACATCAAGCTGCCCAACACGCTAATTGGGTTGCAAAGAAGCATTGTGCAGTAGTGTTCTCACCACATTGGGCACTTGATGAGAGAGCCAGAACGACGGAACAGAAGTCTACTAAGAGGGTGAAGACCCTACTCTATCAGGAAAAAATGGTCCAGAAGATGGATGCACTCCTTGTGACTACCGAGCAAGAAAGACAAGGCATTCTGCGCTTAGGATGGACCAAGCGTATTAATATTGTGCAGGATAGCGTCCTAAACAGTTCGTTGAGCGATGACGAGATGGCATTGCAAACGATTTCGTTCTATCGTAAAGTACTTGACACACGCTATCAATTTGCTATGACAGCGATGGAGAAGGATGCTATTCCAAGTTTGTTACACGCTGGCTTGGCACAAGAGACAATCCACAACCTCTTGCCCAGCGACCAGCTTCTAAACCTGCGAAGTCTTAATCCAGAACAATGGAGAAGAATCTTCCTCTATGCCGATGACGAGGGAATAAGAGAGATTGTGGACCACTGTATCAGCCGTCTACAACTCAATGCACCCACTATTGACACCGCTACCATACAACGTTTTCCACTGTTGTCACCGAAGGAAACAACATCAGTTGACACGCAGAAGCTGATAGGAAACCAGCCCATGACACGCCAACGACTCAGTGATTATCAAAACGAGGATGATGCTATCATCAAGAAGATTGCCATAATCATCGCTAACACACGACAGGCAGAACGAAAGAAAAAGCTCTCTCTACGGCTATTGGCTGATTTATACAAAGCTATAAAATATAATGATTACGACGAAGACCGACTTGCTGACGTGCTCCGCCACCTCCGCCTCTATCGTTATTCACGTCGTATGATACAACTCCTTGCGGAGAAGGTGCTTCTAAAAGAGGGATTTATGCCCTTCCCTCCTCGTAATGATAGAAAAACTAAGGGCATCAAAAAGAGTAATTTCGCACAAAGACATTAA